The Brassica oleracea var. oleracea cultivar TO1000 chromosome C7, BOL, whole genome shotgun sequence sequence TTAACTAACAATGTTCCGCCATCGCCAGAGATACAGAGCTTTCAAGCTTTGATCACTCACCTTGGAGGACAATGTTTCTGGGAATCCGCAAGCGAGGAGATGAAGGAATCGCAAATAAGAACCCTAAGCGCCAAAATAAAACCACTCAACAATGAACGGAAGTGCATCAAATTTGCCGCTCACCTTCCCCTGACGACGTCGTTCGGATCGTGAATTAATATTATCCTGTAATTCATTCATATAACTATAACTAAACTATACTGTGTGGTTTGAGTGTTCAGATATCATTAACATTTGGTTTGGCTTATCCCAATTCTTTAAAGATTGTTCGAAAATGAGAAAGGTTTGACAAATTTTGAAGATGTGAGGAAAATCAGAACACAAGAAGCATTAAAACCAAGAGTCAAGCAAATATCATCATTACTTCAGTATGTCCGATGATCATTTTTGAATTAAATAACAACATTCAGAACAAAGCAAAAGGACAGCTTAATCAGGCTCTTTAGATTTGTTTGGCTTCGACCTTCTTCTTCTGCCACAGCCTGTCCACCCCACTGTCAGCGTCTCCCTGCAAATAGTCAATCAAATGAATATTAAGCAGTGTTTGCTCAAGCTGATAAGTCCTACTTCTTCTAACAAAACTAATTAACTCAAAAAAGCTTATATACTATTTCAAGCCACAAGACCATTCAAGAGACAACAAAAAAAACCAACTACGATTGACAAATTGATAACACAAAGATTCCAGAATCTAAAGATAAGTCTATGACAAACCTGGGCACGAACAAAACCGCAGAGAGCCAAGGTAGTGAATTGACCGGTGTAGATGCCATCAGCATCTAAATGACCAATGTTGAGTTGCACAGAGGCATGATCCTTTGATGTGATCATCCGGTTAGTAGCAGAGCTGTGGTTTCAGATATAAAAAGAAAAAAAAAAACTGTCAATAAAGATGCCTATGAGAGATTACGTAACAAATTAATTTAAAGAAGAGGAAACATTATTGTATTACCATTTCCTAGGAATGTAGAGTTCCGTGACCTGACCCTCTTCGTTCTGCATCTTGAATTCAAGTAGACGATATCTAAAATTCAAACACTATATCAAAAACAGAACACATAACAACTACGTTAGAATAGAACTCTCTAACAGCGACAGTTAACTGCATCAAGTACACGCCATTCAGAACAATAAAATTAACCAGATATTAAACGACAACGTTCAAGGTTATAGTCAAGGTAACAGCTAGCTAGATAATACAAATTAGTACGAGGACAAAGAATCTAGAAGCTATCCAGCGGAGAATCAAAAAAGAGTTCGTTAAGTATTATTATTACCTGAGGAGAAGCAAAGCAAGTGCGGCAAAGGAGGAGAAGCCACACGACTGAGAAGCCACAGCGTTTATACTTCGAATAAACCCTAAAAGTTTTAAAACGGGCCATGAAAGAAAAAAAAATGAACTCGCTGTTGGCCCCAGTAAGGCCCAAGATTGTTTATATATTTAGCATATAAAATTTTTAAAAAAAAGCTCCGATGCCGGGAATCGAACCCGGGTCTCCTGGGTGAAAGCCAGATATCCTAACCGCTGGACGACATCGGATTTGTTGGTGACATCGCTACATAAATTATAATTATATAATAAAATAACATATTACGAATCCAAAACACTTCCTATGTATTTGACCTAATTAGAAATCCTTCAACTACTCAGTTCAACAAGAGAGGTAGAAAAAGGTAACCCGATTTCGAAAATATTTCGCCGCCTCCGTCCGTCGTCTTCGATCTCTTTCTTTTGTTGAAGAGGAAGCCAATCTTCTGGTAGCAAGGTTTCTCTCTTTGCTTCCGATTTTTAAGGCTTTTGTTCTGTTTCCTCTATTGGTTCTTCCGAGTGTGGTTTAATGTTGTATTCTTTTATGTGATCAGGTTCTTCACGGATCTCTAAATCTTTTGATTCGAGAAGATGGTAAAGTTGCTTGATGAGCTTATACAATATCTTTAAGTTGTTTGTTTGTATAACTTCAAAAAAAAATTGACTCTTTTGGTTTTGATTTTTTTTTGTAGCTTCCTCTTTCGCTGCTCAAGACTGCTCAAGGGCATCCCATGGTATTGCGAAATTTGAACCGTTGATTATAGTTTTTGTAGTATATGGAGCAGAAGCTAAGTGGGGGAGAGTCTATATGAAAGTTGTGTGCATAGGAGATTTCTTTTTCTTTTAAAGTTTACATCTTTTTGATGTTTGAATCCTTGTGGTAGCTTGTGGAGCTCAAGAATGGAGAGACGTACAATGGGCATTTAGTGAATTGTGATACGTGGATGAACATTCATCTGCGTGAAGTCATCTGCACATCAAAGGTTATATCATCTTCTACTTTCGTATATTGATAGAAAACTTCCATATTGTTTTGTATTTCCTCGTGTAATTTTTGTGTGGTTGGCACTAAAATTATGTTGGTCTGCCGCTTGATTTACGCTTTAGGACGGAGACAGGTTTTGGAGGATGCCGGAGTGTTATATCCGCGGTAACACTATCAAGTACCTTCGAGTTCCAGATGAGGTAATATACTCTTGTAGTCTTGTGTCATGCCTCGTCATTTATCTAGTTTTATTCCTTCTTTTTCTTTTCTTCTCTGGAGTGATGATGCTTAGCCAAATCAGATATGTGCTCCAAGAGGTACATGCCTCTTGTTGAAGCGCGTCTTGGACGATATCACAGAGAATGGTTGTTGCCTGACCAGATTACTGACGCACTTGTGTTGTGTTTCTGAAGCGAATAACTCTATATATTTGAATAGTCTCTTTTGTTTCGACCCCTCTATGTTCAATTATATTTTGAGTAAACAAAGTTCTAGTAATGTAGATGTGACAGTCATAACCTGTTTCAGTTGTGCCTAGATTGTTTTTACTTATTTTGCGTTTTTCTCTTTTCAGGTGATTGATAAAGTACAGGAGGAGAAGACCCGCACAGGTATAGTTTTATCATGTCTACATGGTGCCTTTTCAAACAGAGGCAAGCTCTTCTTGGTAATTAACTATATATCAACAATGGTTACATATATGCAGATAGAAAACCACCAGGGGTTGGACGTGGGAGAGGACGTGGTGTGGATGATGGAGGGGCCAGAGGCCGTGGTCGAGGAGCTCCAATGGCGAAGATGAGTGGCAACAGAGGTAAAGATGATCTTACTAGATTACACCAAAATCTTTGATGATCTTCTACATAGTTTTGTCTGCTGAAAATGGATTTGAGCTAAACTATAATATGCTGTGAAAACAGGAGCAGGTCGTGGCCGTGGTTGATGCAAGAACTTATATAAAGACTGCCTGCTGCTGCACTCGCATTTTAAGAGTTCTCTTGTTTGTTTAAATTTCATCTTTGAGCTAATATATAAAACTAAACATTGTGCGCTGAATATATAAAATTCGAGCTGTTCTAAGCTTTTCCCTTATCGGTTTTAATTTTTACTGAGTTCTTTGGGAGGATTTTGATTTGGTTTGTATCAGATTACAAAGAAAAAAAATCAAATGATCTCGATAAATTAAGCATCTACAAAACCAGCGATGTATTTTGTAGTAAACCCGTTTGAAAAGCTCCACAGTTTCGTCGAGAGCGATCTGTATGTGGAACTACTCAAACACTCTAAATGAAAAGGAGGGTTCGTTCGAATTTACTCAGGTATCGACGCAAAGCGAAAGACGTTTTCACAAAGAAGCAGCTGAGAGTGGAAGAAGGGGGAAGACGATTCACTTCTTTCCCGCCACTTCCCTTTGCCTTCCCTAAACCCCTCCGGTGGTGAGCAAGATGTTGTGGGTCGACAAGTATAGGCCGAAATCGCTCGATAAGGTTATCGTTCATGAGGATATCGCTCAAAATCTCAAGAAATTGGTACTCCTTTTGTTCGAGCGCTAGGTCAAAATTTTGCTTTTTGAACGTTTTGGGAGCTGAATTTTGATTCTCTGCGTAGGTTACGGAGCAAGATTGTCCGCATTTGCTCTTCTATGGGCCGTCAGGTTCGGGTAAGAAAACCCTAATCATGGCGCTTCTCAAGCAGATATATGGTGCCAGTGCTGAGAAGGTATCCTTCTGTTCCTTTGTTTTTATTTCTGGGTTTATAGTTTGGTAATAACAAAAGATGAAGACTTTAAAACCTATTGTTGTTGAGGAAAAGTAATCTGTCTGTTTTTGCTTGTTGGGATGTGGTTAATGTACTAACTATTGATCTTTTTCTTTACATTGATGTTCATCTTCTGATTGCTACTTTTCATTTTCATTCTGCAGGTGAAAGTGGAGAATAGGGCATGGAAAGTTGATGTGAGTTGTACATGGTTTTCTCTTTTCTGTTTACCTTGCTTTTTATTTCTAAATTTCTCTCTGCTTAATGTCTTTTGCTTTTGTTGGATTGATCAGTCAATCTTGTTTCAATGTATTCTTGTGCTTGTGAAATGTGAACTAATAGATGTGAATTGTGTGTTTACTATCATTTTCTTCTTTTGGTGGTCCTTCTATATAAGATTATTCTATTAAAACAAACATGACAACGTTGTGAGAATTGTCGGTTTTGTTGTCTCTAATTTTGAGTATATGAAACCTACTTAGAGCCAAACCCAGTGAAAGTCTTGGTGTTCTTCCTAGCTGGTCTAATAATCTGTTTTCATAATTTTTTTTAAGTTTCCGTCTTTATGTTATGTTAACGTGTTTACAAAAATGCAGGCTGGGAGTAGAACTATTGATCTGGAGCTCACTACACTATCAAGCACCAATCATGTGGAACTTACTCCAAGTGATGCAGGCTTTCAGGACAGATACATCGTTCAAGAGATCATTAAAGAAATGGCCAAGAACAGACCAATTGACACCAAAGGAAAGAAGGGCTACAAGGGTAAAAATTAGTGTTTTCCGCTTGACTATTTCACTAAAATTATCACTAGTGGAGTAGATGGTTGCCTCATATATCGAGTTTAAAGCTTCATGTTCAACTGAGTGTCTTCGTTACACATTTAGATGGTTGTTCTCGGTTATCAACTTATCCCTTGTTTCTTACATATTTTCTTGTCTAAGTATTGTCCCATGCCCTGCCCAATTAGTTTAACTTTTCCACATAATGTTGTTGGATGATGGCTGATATACAAAAAAGTATTAGGTTGTGCGCAAACACATGATTTTGTGATTTTTGTTTTGTTGTGTTTTGGCAGTGTTGGTACTAAATGAAGTTGACAAGCTCTCACGAGAAGCACAACATTCTCTGCGGAGAACAATGGAGAAATATAGCTCATCTTGCCGTCTCATCTTATGCTGTAACAGTTCTTCAAAGGTTACAGAAGCCATCAAGTCTCGTTGTCTCAATGTGCGGATTAATGCACCTTCGCAGGAAGAGGTACATAAGCTGCTCCTCTCTCTGTTTAGACTATTCTCTTAAACAATCAGCCAACTAAATTTTCTTTTAAATGCCCATCCTATGGGAGATCTCAAATTACATTTAGTTTTTTTTTTTCCTATAGATCAACTTTTAGAAATCAATTCTGACATATACCTTCCTACTGTGTACTTCTCACTAGACGGGCTAGAACACAAGAAGTTAAAACTTATGCGAAAACTTTCTGACTGCCTATCCTGTAGCATGTCTGTGATGTGCAAGTTTGTTCCTGTGATTTCTAAAAAAACATTGATATAAAGAATCTGTAGTTGCTGTTATGAAGATGATGTAAGATTCAGTGTTTTGCTTAATTTAGCCTGTGTAAATTTTCTTGCAAAAAAATGTATGCAAGATTATTGTTTAGAAGAAATGTGGTTCTCTGTTTGCAGATAGTGAAAGTGTTGGAGTTCGTTGCAAAGAAAGAAAGCCTGCAACTACCCCATGGTTTTGCTGCTCGTATTGCCGAGAAATCAAATCGCAGTCTTAGAAGAGCTATTCTGTCACTTGAGACTTGTCGTGTCCAAAAGTAAGCATCATTAACTGTATCTATGCAGACAATCAATGAATCTGATTCATTCTTTTGTTGTTTTGAAAAGTACTTAACATGATTCCTCTCGTTGTAGCTATCCGTTCACAGATAACCAAGCGATATCTCCCATGGATTGGGAAGAGTATGTTGCTGAAATATCAACTGACATGCTGAGGGAACAGAGTCCTAAAAGGTTCGCAGTTTAATAAATCATTTAGCTTTTGCAAATTATAGATTTAAACATTTCTTGATCTAACCATTCTCTCGTGTGCTTCTTCAGTTTGTTTCAGGTGCGCGGGAAAGTATACGAGCTGCTGGTTAATTGCATTCCACCAGAAGTCTTACTGAAGGTTTCAAACAAAAACCCAATTCTAATATTCGTGTCCTTTTATCTTTCCTTTTTACACATAATTTATACTTCTACAGAGGCTTCTTTACGAATTGCTGAGGAAACTGGACTCGGAGCTGAAGCTTGAAGTCTGCCACTGGGCCGCATATTATGTAAGATTATTTGTATACACCACTCATTGTCTCAGCATCTGTGTTCTCATTCGAGACTGAGCTCTCTTCGACGATGATGTAATTGGCTCCTTGTTACAGGAACATCGGATGAGGTTAGGTCAGAAAGCCATATTTCACATAGAAGGTATGTAAACTGTTCATTCCAAATGGGTTACGTAAAAAGAAAATCAGCTTATTATGGGTGTTTAACACTGGCAGCATTTGTGGCCAAGTTTATGAGCATATACAAGAACTTCCTCATCTCAACATTTGGGTAGAGAAGAGAAGGATGGCTCCAAATCCAGGAAAAGAAGAATTACTTGTTGTACTGTGTTTTTTCTTTTAATGATATGATGATCCGAGGCTCTTGAAACTGTGATGTTTATTTTCTTTACCACCGTCTTCGTTAGACTTGAACTGTCTTGTTTTCAATCGCTATGGAATCGATTTTGTTGATCAGTAGCTAATTATAAGAACAAGGCAACAAAAAGAGTGGTTTTGTTGATCAGTAGCTACGTATATTGGCTCGGGCCAGTGCTAAGCAACTCAATTAATAGCATAGATCACAATGGGAGAACTCTTCCACTCGAGCTCTGAAAATGTCTAATAGGATCCATACGGGTTTGAAACAAATAGCCTATTAACAGACGCATAAAACTTAGTCACAACTTACAAGTAAAGGTCCGACCGGTGAACAAATAGAAAAAGAATATACAAAAAGAATATACAAGAATAGAACAGCACGAATGAAAAAAATAGTTGTTCTTTAATTTTCTACAAAAAAAAAAAATGAACATTATAATGAGGCAGTTTCAAGGCTCTCCAGCGCGCCACATCAACAGGTTTGTGGGCTCCACGTTTATTTTTTAAAAACCCATAGTTTTGGTAAGATGGCTATGAAAAACAAAATACACTTTAAC is a genomic window containing:
- the LOC106304122 gene encoding 40S ribosomal protein S21-2-like, which codes for MQNEEGQVTELYIPRKCSATNRMITSKDHASVQLNIGHLDADGIYTGQFTTLALCGFVRAQGDADSGVDRLWQKKKVEAKQI
- the LOC106303905 gene encoding sm-like protein LSM4 is translated as MLPLSLLKTAQGHPMLVELKNGETYNGHLVNCDTWMNIHLREVICTSKDGDRFWRMPECYIRGNTIKYLRVPDEVIDKVQEEKTRTDRKPPGVGRGRGRGVDDGGARGRGRGAPMAKMSGNRGAGRGRG
- the LOC106303639 gene encoding replication factor C subunit 3-like — encoded protein: MLWVDKYRPKSLDKVIVHEDIAQNLKKLVTEQDCPHLLFYGPSGSGKKTLIMALLKQIYGASAEKVKVENRAWKVDAGSRTIDLELTTLSSTNHVELTPSDAGFQDRYIVQEIIKEMAKNRPIDTKGKKGYKVLVLNEVDKLSREAQHSLRRTMEKYSSSCRLILCCNSSSKVTEAIKSRCLNVRINAPSQEEIVKVLEFVAKKESLQLPHGFAARIAEKSNRSLRRAILSLETCRVQNYPFTDNQAISPMDWEEYVAEISTDMLREQSPKSLFQVRGKVYELLVNCIPPEVLLKRLLYELLRKLDSELKLEVCHWAAYYEHRMRLGQKAIFHIEAFVAKFMSIYKNFLISTFG